From Azotosporobacter soli:
AATCGAGCGGCGGCGTACGGGGCTTGCCCTGGGCGAGGAAGATGATGTCGTCACCGACGCTTTCCGCTTCATCCCGGTGGTGGGTGACCAAGACAAATGGGATGCGCCACAACTCCTGCAGCGTGCGCAGCTCCTGTTGCAATTCCTGGCGGGTGTCCCAATCCAAGGAGGAAAGGGGTTCGTCTAAAAGCAAGACTTTAGGCTGCGTGACCAAGGCTCTGGCCAGAGCGACGCGTTGTTGTTCACCGCCCGATAATTGCCGGACATCGCGCTCGATAAGGTGGCTAATCTTAAGGCTATCAAGCAGGCTGGCGTACAAATCTTCAGTAGTGCTGTCCGGCTTCGAGAGTCCATAACGGATGTTTTGCCGGACATTCATATGCGGAAACAATGCATATTCCTGAAACATGTAAGCGACGCGGCGTTGGCGGGGCGGCAAAAACAGGCCTAGCTCCGAATCGTAATAGGTGATGCCGTCTAAGCAGATTTTTCCACTATCCGGCGTAGTCAAGCCGGCGATGCAGCGCAGCAGCGTGGTCTTGCCGCTGCCGGACGGGCCGAATAGCACAAGAATGCGGTTGGTAAGAGAAAAATCCATTTCCAGACTAAAATCGGGCAAATGTTTTTGAATTTTGACTTGCAACATCAAAACCACCCCTGTTCGGAAGCGCGTCGCCCAGTCGGCTTATTCCAGCGGTTCAAGCCGAAAATTAAAAGGAAGGTAAGCGCGCTGATTAAAAGTACATAAGCTCCTGCCTTCGATAAATCGTTGGCTTCGGCGGCAAAATAAATGGCTAGCGGCAGCGTTTGCGTACGACCGGGGATGTTTCCGGCGACCATGATCGTTGCGCCGAATTCGCCTAGCGCACGTGCGAACGATAAGACCATGCCGGACAATAAACCGCCTTTGGCGAGCGGCAACGTGATCGTGAAAAAAACGCGCCATTCGCTCGCGCCGAGTGTTCGGGCGGCATCTTCCAAACGATGATCAACACGCGAAAAAGCGGCCTTGGTGCTTTGATACATCAAAGGAAAAGCGACGACGACGCCTGCCAGGATAGCGGCATAGACCGTGAAAATAAGTTGCAGGTCAAAGCAACTGTGCAACCAATAACCAAGCGGCCCCTGCTTTCCGATCAGCAGCAGCAGGAGAAAGCCGGTGACGACTGGCGGCAGCACGAGCGGCAGCATAAAGAGGGCTTCAAGAATGGATTGGCCGGGAAAATGCCAACGGTGCATAACAAAAGCACTGGCAACGCCGAGGAAAAAAACAATGACCAGCGAAACCGCAGCCACCTTAAGCGAAAGCAAAACGGGAAACCAATCAAACAAAGAGCATCACCCACACTTTACCGGATAATATAATACTATAAGTATAGTGGCAAATGACGTTGCAAACAATCAGTAAAAAACAGGAGTTTTAGGAATAAAAGAGAATACGGTCTATATGCAAAAATGAAAGAAAGGAGGATGAAAAATGAAAATCAGCGGCAGAAATAAAATGGGCGCCACAATCAAGGAAATTGTCCAGGGCGGCGTGATGGCCAAGATCGTGATGGACTACAAAGGCGATGAGCTGGTCGCGGTGATTACCAATGATTCGGTGCAAGATTTGGGCCTGAAGGTCGGCGATCAGGTCACGGCGCTGGTCAAAGCGACGGAAATGATGATCATGAAATGATGTCGTATGCAAAAAGCCGCCAATTTTTGAATTGGCGGCTTTTTGCATACGGATGGTATACTCAATGAATAAATAGATTTTCAGGAGGATGGCATGAATCAATCTGTGAAACGATATGGCGTAATCGGCATTGCATTGCTACTGACTTTTTCGGCGGGCGTCTTTACCGGCTGCAGCAAGGATAAAAAAGCGTCTTCAGCGGCGGACGTTTCGGTGAAGGAAAACCTGCCGGACGGACTTAAGACGGCGCACACGGTAAACGCAACAGGAACGATAGAAGTTGCGTTTTCACCGAAAGGCGGCGGAACTGAATTAGTGGTCAAAGCAATCAAAGAAGCGAAAAAGAGCGTACAGGTGCAGGCATACAGCTTTACCAGCAGTGACATCGCACAAGCGCTGGTCAATGCTAAAAAAAGCGGCGTCGATGTGAAAGTGATCCTCGATAAATCGCAGGAGTCGGAGAAATATACCTCGGCGACCTTCCTGGCCAACGCCGGGATCCCGGTGAAAATCGATCATGATTTTGCGATTGCGCACAATAAGATTATGATCATCGATGGAATCAATGTGGTTACCGGTTCATTCAATTTTACGAAGGCGGCGGAGGAGAAGAACACGGAAAACGTTTTGCTTATGCGAGGCAATAAGGCGCTGGCCGATTTATACGTACAAAACTGGCAGTGGCGCTGGTCGGGAACGGAGGATTATAAGGCTCAGTGATGAAGGTCGTTACGGAAGCACGCTTGGCTGCAGGGCTGAGCGTGCTTTTCTCTTTTGTTGGCTGCAAGGGATGTTAAACGAAGAAAAGTGGCCGTGTTATGGAGAATTTAAAATAGAAAGTATGCGATGTTAACAAAAATAATCTGAAAATGCAGTTAATTTGCGAAAGGTTGTATACTGTGTATTTACTCGCAAAGGATTGTATTTATAATCACTTATGGTACTCTAGGGGTAGCATAAATGTGCTTTATGATCGTTACGAAAAGAACTTACTCTTGTTGGAGAAAGGGAGGATTCATCATGTCGTGGTTACGCTCTTTACATGTACAAGTGCTGGTATCCATCGTTGTCGGCATTGCGTTGGGTCATTTTGCACCTGCGACCGGTGAGGCAATGAAGCCGTTAGGTGATGCCTTCATTAAATTGATCAAGATGATTATCGCGCCGATTATTTTTTGCACTATCGTGACCGGCATTGCGGGAATGGATAGTATGAAGAAGGTCGGACGGGTCGGCGGCAAGGCGCTGCTCTATTTTGAAGTGGTTTCGATTTTTGCGCTGATTCTCGGTCTTGTCGCGGTGAATTTCCTCGCGCCCGGCGTCGGCATGAACATCGACCCGCTGACGCTCGACACCAAAGCGATCGCCAGCTATACGACGGCGGCCAAGAGCCAAAGCTCGCTGGATTTCTTCATGAACATTATTCCGAATACGGTGGTTGACGCCTTTGCCAAAGGCGATATCCTGCAGGTCCTTTTGATCTCGCTCCTTTTCGGCTGGGCGCTGTCGCTGCTTGGCAAGGAGAGCATTCTCTTTAAGATCATAACGGATCTGTCGCACTGTCTCTTTAAACTTGTCGACCTGATTATGCGTTTGGCGCCGATCGGCACGTTTGGCGCGATGGCCTTTACGATCGGAAAATACGGCCTGGCGTCGCTCGGCCCACTGGCTAAACTGCTGCTTTGCTTTTACGGCACATGCATCGTCTTCGTCCTCGTCGTGCTCGGACCGGTGGCGCACTGGACCGGCGTAGGCCTCTTTCCGTTTCTCTCCTATATAAAGGAAGAATTGCTGATCGTCTTCGGTACGGCCTCTTCCGAGAGCGTGCTGCCGCGCATCATGGAAAAATTGGAACGGATGGGCTGCGGTAAATCCGTGGTCGGCATGGTCATCCCGACCGGATATTCGTTCAATCTTGACGGTACTTCAATCTATCTGACGATGGCGGCCATCTTCGTCGCGCAGGCGACGAACAGCGACCTGACGCTGGTGCAGCAGCTGACGATCCTGGCGGTGCTGATGCTGACGTCGAAGGGCGCATCCGGCGTGACCGGCAGCGGCTTCATCGTCCTGGCGGCCACGCTGTCGGTCATCCCCGGCATTCCGGTAGCCGGCTTGGCGCTGATCTTCGGCATTGACCGTTTCATGTCGCAGGGACGTGCGCTGACCAACCTGATCGGTAACGGCATTGCCACGATTGTAATCGCCAAGTGGGAAAAGGATTTTGAGCCGAGAAAGTTTCAGGCGATCCAGAGCGCTGAGGCCGAGTCGGCCTGTGAAACGGCAAAAGTTTCTTGAAAAATCACGGAGAAGTTGTCCGACCCGTAAGGGAAGGGCAGCTTCTTTTTATTTTTGCAGAAAACGGAGAAGAAGCGGGATTTGTCGAGCGCATGTCGAATACGGAAAAGGAGAATACTGCAATGCAGTAGGAGCGGAAAAAGCCGCTGGGCCAGTTATAAGGCGAGGGGGTAGCTATGTTGCAACATCCAGGTTATGAATTGCAAGAATTGCTGCAGGAGCGAGAAGATTATCGCATTGTTCGTGGCATACGCCGCCGGGATAAGCATCCGGTCTTGCTCACCTTTAGCCGCAACGATACGGCCAGGCGTGTGAACAGTCAGACGGTGCTGCGCGAATATGAGCTGCTGGCCGGAGTACATTCGCCGCGCGTCATGACGGTGCTTGACTTAGAACAGGACGATGACGGCTGGTTTTTGGTTTGGGAAGATTTTGCGGGGCTTCCGCTGGCCAGCTGGCTGGAAACGGCGGAGCCTACCTTAGAGCAGGCTTTGGAAATCGGCGTCGCGTTGGCGGAAGGGTTGTCGGATCTGCATCAGCAACGAATTGTCCATGCGGCGCTGCGTCCGGAGAACATCCTTTATGCGCCGCAAACGGCAAACGTTAAGATCTGGGGGACTGACGTCGCCAGCGGTGTAAGCGCGCAAATGGCGCTTAAGGCCAGCGACGCCGCTTTGCGGCTCGATCCGGCCTATCTGTCGCCGGAGCAGACCGGGCGGATGCGGCGCGAAATGGATTGGCGCACGGATCTTTATACGCTGGGACTGCTTTTATATCGCTTGATCGCAGGGCAGCTGCCGTTTCAGGCTAAGAGCGCGCAGGAGTGGATTCATTGCCATATGGCGGTTGCGCCGCTTCCGTTAACGGCCGCTTGTCCGGCCGCGCCGACGATTCTCGGCGATCTGATCGGACGTTTGCTGGAAAAAGATCCGGAATGCCGCTATCAATCAGCGGCGGGCGTCGCCTATGACCTGCAGCATTGCCTGCGCGAGTGGCGAATGAAGCAGGCGATCCCGTTGTTTGTCCTGGCGAGTCATGACAAGCTTGATATCCTCCGTTTGCCGGATCACTTCTACGGCAGGGTCGAAGAACGGGAACAGCTGCTGGCCTGCCTTGCGAAAGCGACGCAGCTCGAATGTCAGACGGTTTTGCTCACAGGCCGTTCCGGAGTCGGCAAATCCTGGCTGGCGCGCGAACTGCAATGGCCGGTGCTGATGCAGGGCGGCGTGTTCGGCGAAGGTAAATTTCAGGAACTTCATCGCAGCCTGCCATATTCCGGCTGGTATGAGGCCTGTGAAGAACTTATGGCGCAATTGCTGGCGAAAGCGCCGGAAGACGTGGGCGAATTGCGCAGCCGTCTGCTGATTGCGCTTGGCGAAGGCGCGGCGCTGCTGGCCGACTTTTTGCCGCGCGGCGAAGCGCTGCTCGGCCGGGCGACGCCGACGGAGGAGACGAACGGCGGCGATGCGGAAAAAAGACTTTTCGTTGCCGTAAAGCGCTTCTTTCAGATCGTTGCCGAACCGGAGCGCCCGGTAGTTCTGTTTTTCGACGACTTGCAGTGGGCGGATCTTGCGTCTTTAAAATTGCTGCGGGAAATTTCACAGAGTCAGGCTGCGCTGGTCGTGATCGCCGCTTATCGCGAGAACCGACTGGATGGGGAAAATCTGCTGTCCGGTTGGCTTGAACAGATGCAGCAGGAAACGTCGCTGCTGCAGTTGACGCTGAAAGAGCATCCCTATGAAGTGACGCTGAAGATCTTGGAAGAGGTTCTTGGCGTGCGGGGAGAGAATGTCGCGCAGCTGGCGGAACTGGTCTACGGCCGGACGCAGGGGAACATCCTCTTCTTATCACGTTTTTTGGAGCACCTGCACGATCAGGGGCTGCTTTCGTTCTCGCGTGAGGAAGGAGCCTGGCAGTGGAGTCTGGCGGCCATTCGCGAGACGAGCCTGGCCGACAATGTAGTTGGACTGATGACGGAAAAGGTAAAGAGTCTGCCCAGTGCGACGCTGGAGCTTTTGATCCTGGCCTCCTGTTTCGGCATTCGCGTCTTGCGCGACACGTTGGCCGCGATCGCGGAAAAGTCGCCTTGGCAGGTTGCGGCGACGCTGCGTCTGGCCGTCGCGGAAGGCTTGTTGCTCTCGACCGAGTACGGCTATAAGTTTGCGCATGACCGCATCCAGGAAGTGGCCTATGCGATGCTGGAAAAAGAGAGCGCGGCCCGCTACCATTTGCAGATCGCCCGCTCGCTCTATGATTCGCTCGAACCGGCGGAGCGGGGCAAACGAATTTTTGAACTGGTCGATCAATGGAATCTGGCGGCGCATATCATTTCAGAGGCGGGCGAGATTCGCCGCGTTATGATCTTGAATCTCGAAGCGGGCCGCAGGGCGAAAGCGTCAGCCGCTTATCGCTCTGCCTATGGTTATTTTTCCGCCGGCATAGCGCTTTTAGCAAAAGAGCAGTGGCAATCCGATTATGCGTTGGCATTGGCGCTTTATAGTGAGGGCGCCGAGGCGGCCTGCCTCGGCGGCATGTTTGCGCAAAGTGAAAGCTGGAGCGAGATTGTGCTGGAGCGGGGCATGACGCTGCTCGACAGAGTGCCTGCCTATGAAGTGAGAATCCAGAACCGGATCGCGCAGTCGCGCATTGAAGAGGCTGTGAGCGCGGGGCTTGAGGCGCTGGCGGCGCTGGATTTGGTGTTGCCGCGCGAAGTGCGTCTGGACGAGGTCTGGCCGGAAGTGGACCGGGTACAGGCGGCGCTCGGCGGGCGCGGCATGCAGGAATTGGAAGAACTGCCGCGCCTTACGGATCTGAAGGCGCTGGCCGTACTGCGCGTGCTGACCCGGATGGGTGCGCCGACGTATCAGACGTCGCAGCCTTTATTCATCATGGTGATCTGCCGTTTGGTCGAGATCTCGGTGACGCAAGGCAATTCGCCGTATGCCGCCTATGGCTACGTAAGCTATGGCGCGATTTTGGCCGGCATGTATCAACATGTCGAAGCGGGCTATCGTTTTGGCCGCTTGGCGCTGGCCGTGAGCAAGCGATACCAGACGGTCAGTTTGCGGACAAAGACGCTGTTTGTCTTTGGCTCGCATATTCTTCACTGGCGAGAAGCGGTGAAAGAGAGCTTGCCTGTACTGGAAGAGGCATATCAGAGCGCTTGGGAGACGGGCGACTTCGAATATGGCGGTTACGCGGCGGCGCAGCGTTTGCAATACGCTTTTTATGCCGGATTCGACTTGAACGACCTGCAAACGGAGATGCTGGCGGTAAAAGAGCGTTTGACGCAATGGGGACAGAGCAAAACGGCCGGCTGGAATCAGTTTTTCCTGACGCTGGTCACCCGCTTGCAGGGACAGGGGACTGCGGGCGGCGAAGAGCCTTTGGCGGCCAGCCAGAAAGAGGCGACAGGAAAACTTTATGAGAAAATAACGCGCCTGATCGGCGACTATTTGCTGCGCGAAGAGGAAGCGGGCCTGCGCAAGCTGGCGGAAGAATGCCGACAGCAGTTGGCGGGCGTAAACGCGATGTATACGACGCCTGTCTTTCATTTCTATGAATCGCTGGCGCGTCTGGCCGGGCAAGAGAAAAGCGAAACGGCCGAAGACGAAGTGGTCGAGGAGAATCAGCGCAGACTCTGGCGCTGGGCGCAGCATGCACCGGAAAATCATCTGCATAAATATTACCTGGTGGAAGCGGAACGTTTGCGTATCCGCAGACAGTGGGATGAAGCGGGCGCACTTTACGAACAGGCGGCAAGCCTGGCTAAACAGTACGACTGTCTGGGTGAGGAGGCGCTGGCCTGGGAACTGGGCGGCCGATTCTTTCTCGCGCGCGGCAGAGATGTCGTGGGCCGTGCATATTTGAACCAGGCGCACAGCCTGTACACGGCTTGGGGCGCGCTGGGCAAGGCGAGTAAAATGCGCGATGAACATGCGTTCATTCAGGCGCAAAGTCAGGCGGCAAACGGGTTGGACCGCTGGGACTGGATGGCGGTGCTCGAGGCATCGCGCGTCGTCGCCGGAGAGCGGAACTTGGAAGAACTGTTGACGAAGATGGTACGGATTGTGTTGGAAAACAGCGGTGCGCAGCGGGTCTGTTTCTTAAGTGAAGTCGGTGATGCGTTGTGGCTGGAAGCGGAAGGCTTTGCCGCGCGGCCGCCGGTGATTAGCCTGCAGGCAGAACGCTTGAGCGAAGGCAGCGAGCGCATCCCGTTGCTTTTGCTGCGCTATGCGCTTGCCGGACAGCGTCTGCTTTGGCTGCCTTCAGCCGAAGAAGACCGCCGCTTTGCCGCCGACAGCTGTGTACGTCAGAACCACGTGAAATCGGTGCTTTGTCTGCCGATGCACAGCCAAGGCAAGCGGATGGGCGTGTTGTACTTGGAAAACAACAGCGCGCGCGGCGTCTTTACCGAAGACCGGATCCGGCTGCTGGAAATGTTGTCGACGCAAATGGCGGTGGCGCTCGAAAACGCGCGCCTTTGGCGGGAGATGGAAGAACGGGTCGCGAAGCGGACGAAGGCGCTGGAAGAGGCGCTGCTTGCGCAGGCGGATAGTGAACGAAGCTATCGTCTGATTGCGGAATACGCGGCGGATGTGATCTGGACGATCCGGCCGGACGACTTTTCCTTCACCTATGCCAGCCCGTCGATTCTTCGCCTGACCGGTTGGCGGGCCGACGAAGTGAAAGGAAAATCGGTTGAGGTTTTGCTCAGCGAAGAAAGCCGGGCTGAATTCACAAAACGCCTGCAATGCCTTACAGAAGGCTACCAGGCCGGCCGGCCGGCCGCCTTGTTGCCGGATCGCTGGGACTGCCGTTATCTGCGTGCGGATGGCGCGAGCGTAGAAGTGGAGAACGTCGTAACGCTGCTTACCGACAAGCGCGGCCAGGTGGAAGGTCTGCTTGGCATTTCGCGCGATATTACGGAGCGAAAGGCGCTGGAGGGGGAACTTGTGATGCTGGCTACCACCGATATGTTGACGGGCATTGCGAATCGCCGTCACTTTGTCGACCAAGTGCAGGCCGAACTGCAGCGAGCGCGCCGCTACCAGCGGCCGGTGGCGCTTTTGGTCATGGACCTGGATCGCTTTAAAGACGTGAATGACACCTATGGACATCCGTGCGGCGACGAGGTCTTGCGCCAATTTACCCAACTCTGTCGCCACAATCTGCGCAACAGCGATCATCTGGGCCGCTTGGGCGGCGAAGAATTCGCCGCGCTGTTGCCGGAGACGGCGCTGCCAGCCGCAAAAGCGGTCGCGGAGCGGATTCGAGTTTCAATGGAAGAGAACCGCGTAGCCTGGGAAGGGCAAGAGGTGAAATGCACCGTCAGCATCGGCGTCACCGTACTCGGCAGCGAGGAAGAAAGCTGGGAAACCTTCCTTGGTCGGGCGGATCGCGCGCTGTATACGGCAAAGCGCTCGGGCCGCAACCGCGTCGACGGCTTGTAGCAAAGCCCTCTTTTGCGCGATAAAAAAGGTTTCAATACGAAGACACGAAGGGAAAAGAAAGAGCGAG
This genomic window contains:
- the modB gene encoding molybdate ABC transporter permease subunit: MFDWFPVLLSLKVAAVSLVIVFFLGVASAFVMHRWHFPGQSILEALFMLPLVLPPVVTGFLLLLLIGKQGPLGYWLHSCFDLQLIFTVYAAILAGVVVAFPLMYQSTKAAFSRVDHRLEDAARTLGASEWRVFFTITLPLAKGGLLSGMVLSFARALGEFGATIMVAGNIPGRTQTLPLAIYFAAEANDLSKAGAYVLLISALTFLLIFGLNRWNKPTGRRASEQGWF
- a CDS encoding phospholipase D family protein, with product MNQSVKRYGVIGIALLLTFSAGVFTGCSKDKKASSAADVSVKENLPDGLKTAHTVNATGTIEVAFSPKGGGTELVVKAIKEAKKSVQVQAYSFTSSDIAQALVNAKKSGVDVKVILDKSQESEKYTSATFLANAGIPVKIDHDFAIAHNKIMIIDGINVVTGSFNFTKAAEEKNTENVLLMRGNKALADLYVQNWQWRWSGTEDYKAQ
- a CDS encoding dicarboxylate/amino acid:cation symporter — its product is MSWLRSLHVQVLVSIVVGIALGHFAPATGEAMKPLGDAFIKLIKMIIAPIIFCTIVTGIAGMDSMKKVGRVGGKALLYFEVVSIFALILGLVAVNFLAPGVGMNIDPLTLDTKAIASYTTAAKSQSSLDFFMNIIPNTVVDAFAKGDILQVLLISLLFGWALSLLGKESILFKIITDLSHCLFKLVDLIMRLAPIGTFGAMAFTIGKYGLASLGPLAKLLLCFYGTCIVFVLVVLGPVAHWTGVGLFPFLSYIKEELLIVFGTASSESVLPRIMEKLERMGCGKSVVGMVIPTGYSFNLDGTSIYLTMAAIFVAQATNSDLTLVQQLTILAVLMLTSKGASGVTGSGFIVLAATLSVIPGIPVAGLALIFGIDRFMSQGRALTNLIGNGIATIVIAKWEKDFEPRKFQAIQSAEAESACETAKVS
- a CDS encoding ATP-binding cassette domain-containing protein, which gives rise to MLQVKIQKHLPDFSLEMDFSLTNRILVLFGPSGSGKTTLLRCIAGLTTPDSGKICLDGITYYDSELGLFLPPRQRRVAYMFQEYALFPHMNVRQNIRYGLSKPDSTTEDLYASLLDSLKISHLIERDVRQLSGGEQQRVALARALVTQPKVLLLDEPLSSLDWDTRQELQQELRTLQELWRIPFVLVTHHRDEAESVGDDIIFLAQGKPRTPPLDCSSAEARLLLGAEDEELTGVSY
- a CDS encoding diguanylate cyclase produces the protein MLQHPGYELQELLQEREDYRIVRGIRRRDKHPVLLTFSRNDTARRVNSQTVLREYELLAGVHSPRVMTVLDLEQDDDGWFLVWEDFAGLPLASWLETAEPTLEQALEIGVALAEGLSDLHQQRIVHAALRPENILYAPQTANVKIWGTDVASGVSAQMALKASDAALRLDPAYLSPEQTGRMRREMDWRTDLYTLGLLLYRLIAGQLPFQAKSAQEWIHCHMAVAPLPLTAACPAAPTILGDLIGRLLEKDPECRYQSAAGVAYDLQHCLREWRMKQAIPLFVLASHDKLDILRLPDHFYGRVEEREQLLACLAKATQLECQTVLLTGRSGVGKSWLARELQWPVLMQGGVFGEGKFQELHRSLPYSGWYEACEELMAQLLAKAPEDVGELRSRLLIALGEGAALLADFLPRGEALLGRATPTEETNGGDAEKRLFVAVKRFFQIVAEPERPVVLFFDDLQWADLASLKLLREISQSQAALVVIAAYRENRLDGENLLSGWLEQMQQETSLLQLTLKEHPYEVTLKILEEVLGVRGENVAQLAELVYGRTQGNILFLSRFLEHLHDQGLLSFSREEGAWQWSLAAIRETSLADNVVGLMTEKVKSLPSATLELLILASCFGIRVLRDTLAAIAEKSPWQVAATLRLAVAEGLLLSTEYGYKFAHDRIQEVAYAMLEKESAARYHLQIARSLYDSLEPAERGKRIFELVDQWNLAAHIISEAGEIRRVMILNLEAGRRAKASAAYRSAYGYFSAGIALLAKEQWQSDYALALALYSEGAEAACLGGMFAQSESWSEIVLERGMTLLDRVPAYEVRIQNRIAQSRIEEAVSAGLEALAALDLVLPREVRLDEVWPEVDRVQAALGGRGMQELEELPRLTDLKALAVLRVLTRMGAPTYQTSQPLFIMVICRLVEISVTQGNSPYAAYGYVSYGAILAGMYQHVEAGYRFGRLALAVSKRYQTVSLRTKTLFVFGSHILHWREAVKESLPVLEEAYQSAWETGDFEYGGYAAAQRLQYAFYAGFDLNDLQTEMLAVKERLTQWGQSKTAGWNQFFLTLVTRLQGQGTAGGEEPLAASQKEATGKLYEKITRLIGDYLLREEEAGLRKLAEECRQQLAGVNAMYTTPVFHFYESLARLAGQEKSETAEDEVVEENQRRLWRWAQHAPENHLHKYYLVEAERLRIRRQWDEAGALYEQAASLAKQYDCLGEEALAWELGGRFFLARGRDVVGRAYLNQAHSLYTAWGALGKASKMRDEHAFIQAQSQAANGLDRWDWMAVLEASRVVAGERNLEELLTKMVRIVLENSGAQRVCFLSEVGDALWLEAEGFAARPPVISLQAERLSEGSERIPLLLLRYALAGQRLLWLPSAEEDRRFAADSCVRQNHVKSVLCLPMHSQGKRMGVLYLENNSARGVFTEDRIRLLEMLSTQMAVALENARLWREMEERVAKRTKALEEALLAQADSERSYRLIAEYAADVIWTIRPDDFSFTYASPSILRLTGWRADEVKGKSVEVLLSEESRAEFTKRLQCLTEGYQAGRPAALLPDRWDCRYLRADGASVEVENVVTLLTDKRGQVEGLLGISRDITERKALEGELVMLATTDMLTGIANRRHFVDQVQAELQRARRYQRPVALLVMDLDRFKDVNDTYGHPCGDEVLRQFTQLCRHNLRNSDHLGRLGGEEFAALLPETALPAAKAVAERIRVSMEENRVAWEGQEVKCTVSIGVTVLGSEEESWETFLGRADRALYTAKRSGRNRVDGL
- a CDS encoding TOBE domain-containing protein, translating into MKISGRNKMGATIKEIVQGGVMAKIVMDYKGDELVAVITNDSVQDLGLKVGDQVTALVKATEMMIMK